The Pyrodictium delaneyi genome contains a region encoding:
- a CDS encoding 50S ribosomal protein L37ae, translating to MAKRTRTVGIAGRFGPRYGSTLRKRWRDVMQRRYADHVCPFCGVKGHVKRISVGLWTCTKCGAVWAGGAYVPRTGLNKNFPKIIIRED from the coding sequence ATGGCGAAACGTACGCGCACGGTAGGCATAGCTGGAAGGTTTGGTCCGCGCTACGGCTCTACGCTAAGAAAGCGTTGGAGAGACGTAATGCAGCGTCGGTATGCGGACCATGTATGTCCATTCTGTGGAGTTAAGGGTCATGTCAAGAGAATTAGTGTTGGTCTCTGGACATGCACTAAGTGTGGTGCAGTGTGGGCTGGCGGCGCTTATGTGCCGAGGACCGGGCTAAACAAGAACTTCCCCAAGATAATCATTCGTGAGGATTAA